The following proteins are encoded in a genomic region of Populus nigra chromosome 16, ddPopNigr1.1, whole genome shotgun sequence:
- the LOC133676271 gene encoding ABC transporter G family member 4-like: MEDQSQPSPPPPLPQPPPPLKTYKITASSISYVKSTTTSNSIIAPFLLFKQCTTTPPSYILKEVSLTAYPSQILAVVGPSGAGKSTLLDILAARTSPTSGILLLNSTPINPSSFRKLSAYVPQHDACLQLLTVSETFTFAARLLNPKSSQIAAIVESLLNELNLTHLANARLAHGLSGGERRRVSIGLSLLHDPGILLLDEPTSGLDSKSALNVMQTLKSIATSRYRTVILSIHQPSFNILSTIDKILLLNKGTVVHHGSLSSLESFLLSNGFTVPPQLNALEYAMEILNQLQESKPNTPPSLPPSPDNSTISPSDNKARSIRNKISRLHEICVLYSRFWKIIYRTRQLLLTNTLEALIVGLVLGTIYINIGYGKQGIEKRFGLFAFTLTFLLSSTTETLPIFINERPILLRETSSGLYRLSSYLIANTLVFLPYLLAIAIIYSVSIYFLVGLCGTWQAFAYFVLVIWVIVLMGNSFVLFLSSLAPNYIAGTSLVTILLGGFFLFSGYFISQDSMPKYWLFMHFFSMYKYALDALLINEYSCLVNTCFLWYQENSTCMVTGGDVLQKRGLHERQRWTNIYILLGFFVFYRVLCLLVLIRRVSRSKK, encoded by the coding sequence ATGGAAGATCAATCACAACCTTCTCCACCACCACCGCTaccacaaccaccaccaccacttaaAACCTACAAAATTACAGCCTCATCAATCTCCTATGTTAAATCCACCACAACTTCCAACAGCATTATTGCACCATTCCTCCTCTTCAAACAATGCACTACAACCCCACCGAGTTACATCCTCAAGGAAGTGTCTCTCACAGCCTATCCATCTCAAATCCTTGCCGTTGTTGGCCCAAGTGGAGCTGGAAAATCCACTCTTTTAGACATTTTAGCTGCCAGAACTTCACCAACAAGTGGCATTCTCCTTCTCAACTCAACCCCTATCAATCCTTCTTCATTTCGCAAGCTGTCAGCTTATGTCCCTCAACATGATGCATGCCTCCAATTGCTTACTGTATCTGAAACATTCACCTTTGCTGCTCGCCTTCTCAACCCAAAATCATCACAAATCGCCGCCATCGTTGAGTCTCTTCTCAACGAGCTAAACCTGACACACTTGGCTAATGCAAGGTTAGCTCATGGACTATCCGGTGGGGAACGGAGGCGTGTTTCAATAGGGCTAAGCCTCCTTCATGACCCAGGTATCTTACTCCTTGATGAACCCACTTCAGGACTTGATAGCAAATCAGCTCTTAATGTGATGCAAACCCTCAAATCCATTGCTACTTCACGTTATAGAACTGTGATTTTGTCCATTCATCAACCAAGCTTCAATATCCTTTCTACTATCGACAAAATACTTTTGTTGAATAAAGGAACTGTGGTTCACCATGGTAGCCTTTCTTCATTGGAAAGTTTCTTGCTATCTAATGGCTTCACTGTCCCTCCACAGCTCAACGCCCTTGAATATGCCATGGAAATTCTAAACCAGCTTCAGGAGAGTAAACCCAACACACCACCATCACTACCTCCATCACCAGACAATTCTACAATCTCCCCTTCTGATAATAAAGCAAGAAGTATCAGAAACAAGATTTCAAGACTCCATGAAATCTGTGTTCTATATAGTAGGTTTTGGAAGATCATTTATAGAACAAGGCAGCTATTGTTGACAAATACATTAGAAGCACTTATTGTTGGTCTTGTTCTAGGAACCATTTACATCAACATTGGATATGGCAAGCAAGGTATTGAAAAAAGGTTTGGTCTCTTTGCTTTCACTCTCACTTTCCTTCTCTCTTCCACTACTGAAACACTCCCAATCTTCATCAATGAAAGGCCAATTCTACTAAGAGAAACATCAAGTGGGCTTTATAGACTATCATCTTATCTCATAGCAAACACTCTTGTTTTCTTGCCATACTTGCTTGCAATTGCCATCATTTACTCAGTCTCGATTTATTTCTTGGTGGGGCTTTGTGGTACCTGGCAGGCTTTTGCTTACTTTGTTTTGGTCATTTGGGTCATTGTCTTGATGGGAAACTCATTTGTATTATTCTTGAGCTCTCTTGCACCAAATTACATAGCAGGAACTTCTTTGGTGACAATACTTCTTGGTgggttctttctcttctctggCTACTTCATTTCACAGGATAGCATGCCCAAGTACTGGCTCTTCATGCACTTCTTTTCCATGTACAAGTATGCCCTTGATGCACTACTCATAAATGAGTATTCTTGCCTTGTAAACACGTGCTTCTTGTGGTACCAAGAGAACAGCACTTGCATGGTGACTGGCGGTGATGTGCTGCAGAAGAGAGGGCTCCATGAGAGGCAGAGATGGACAAACATCTACATTTTGCTTGGGTTTTTTGTGTTCTATCGCGTGCTTTGTTTGCTGGTTTTGATCAGAAGGGTTTcaagatcaaaaaaataa